A stretch of DNA from bacterium:
TAAAGTAAGTAATCGGTTAACTGGTAACTAATTACCATTCACCAGTTACCAATTACCAAATAAAAGGAGGTATTAAAAAAAATGGCAAAGCAGAAATTTGAGCGGACAAAACCACATGTTAATGTGGGAACAATTGGTCATATTGACCATGGAAAAACAACTTTAACTTCGGTTATCACGAAGGTTTTATCAATGGCAGGACAGGCAGAATTTAAGGCGTTTGGTGATATTGATAACGCACCAGAAGAAAGGGAGCGGGGGATAACCATTGCCATAGCCCATGTTGAGTATCAGACACAAAACAGGCATTATGCCCACATAGATTGTCCCGGGCATGCGGATTACATCAAAAATATGATTACCGGTGCCGCCCAGATGGATGGGGCAATATTGGTTGTTTCA
This window harbors:
- a CDS encoding GTP-binding protein, with protein sequence MAKQKFERTKPHVNVGTIGHIDHGKTTLTSVITKVLSMAGQAEFKAFGDIDNAPEERERGITIAIAHVEYQTQNRHYAHIDCPGHADYIKNMITGAAQMDGAILVVSAADGPMPQTREHILLARQVGVPYIVVFLNKVDMVDDPELLDLV